The Nostoc sp. NIES-3756 DNA window ATGGCCAAGTTCTGTTACTGGAAAATGTCCGTTTTTATAAAGAAGAAGAAAAAAACGACCCTGAATTTGCCAAAAAATTGGCGGCTAATGCTGATTTTTACGTAAATGATGCTTTCGGTACTGCTCACCGCGCTCATGCTTCTACTGAAGGTGTGACTAAGTTCCTTAGCCCTTCTGTAGCTGGATACTTAGTGGAAAAAGAATTGCAATACTTGCAAAGTGCAATTGAAAATCCTCAACGTCCTTTGGCAGCAATTATTGGTGGTTCCAAAGTTTCCAGCAAAATTGGTGTGATTGAAACCCTACTGGAGAAGTGCGACAAGCTAATTATCGGTGGTGGGATGATTTTCACCTTCTATAAAGCGCGTGGTTTGAATGTTGGTAAGTCTCTGGTGGAAGAAGACAAGCTAGAGTTGGCGAAGTCTTTGGAAGCGAAGGCGAAGGAACGGGGCGTTAGCTTACTACTACCAACAGATGTAGTAGTTGCTGATAACTTCGCGCCTGATGCCAATTCCCAAACCGTTAGCATCGAAAACATCCCTGATGGTTGGATGGGTTTGGATATCGGCCCCGATTCTGTTAAGGTCTTCCAAGAGGCTCTAGCAGATACAAAAACCGTAATTTGGAACGGGCCTATGGGTGTGTTTGAGTTTGATAAATTTGCTGTGGGTACAGAAGCGATCGCTCATACTCTAGCAGACATCAGCAAAACAGGCACAACTACCATTATCGGTGGTGGTGACTCGGTGGCGGCTGTAGAAAAAGTAGGTTTGGCTGATCAAATGAGCCATATCTCTACAGGTGGCGGCGCTAGCTTAGAGTTACTTGAGGGTAAGGTATTGCCCGGTATCGCCGCTTTAGATGAGGCGTAAGAGGAATTAGGGGTTAGAGATTAGAGACTAGGAATTTATTAAATTACGCAATGTGCAATTTATTTATGTAAACCCCTCTCCAAACCTCTCCCCTAAAAGGACAGAGGCTTTAATTCTTACTCCCCTTCCCTACAAGGGAAGGGGTTGGGGGTTAGGTTTGAGAGAAACTTGCACAAAGCGTTAAATCACAATTCCCTAACCTCTAACCTCTAGCCTTCTACAAAAAATATATGTAACCAAAATGGCTGGAGTGGACGCAAAAGTTACAAGCGATGTCAACTATGAACTAACGACTAATAACTATGTATAAAAATTTGGCGATCGCTATTTTCGGTTTAACTTTGACAACGGTTCTACCTAGTGCTGCATTGGCGGAAACTGTAATGCAAAAGGTGGCGCATACAGGGGTATTAACTGCGGGGACGAGTAGAGACGCTATGCCTTTTGCTTATACCAATGAGAAGGGACAGTTGATTGGCTACTCTGTTGATATGTTGTCTGTAATTAAACAACAGTTAGAAAAAGATTTGGGTAGGAAAATACAATTAAAATTAGTTCCGCTTACTCCTGCACAAAGGATTCCTAAAATAGTTAATAGACAAGTTGATATTGTTTGTGACGCTAGTAGTTTTACTTGGGAACGAGATAAAAAGATTGATTTTTCTGTTAGTTATGGTGCTACTGGTACGCAATTATTAGTTAAGTCTGGGAGTAATTTAGATTCGCCTGAATCTCTCATCGGTAAACGCATTGGTGTATTACCACAAACTACTAATGAATTGGCAATGAAGCGGGTACAACCCAAAGCTAAATTAGTATATTTGAAAAGCCGCGCTGAAGGGTATAAGGCTTTGCAAGAAGGGAAAATAGATGCTTTTTCATCTGATAGTATTCTGTTAGAGGGTTGGTTGCAAAGGGCAAAAAACCCTGATGATTTTGCGATCATACCTGCGCGTCCCTATTCACGCGAGGGTATTGCCTGCATGGTTCCTGAGAATAACTCGAAATTTCTTGATTCTGTGAATTATTCTCTGGTGAAGTTTATGCAGGGATTTGTTAATAATGATAAGCGATATGTAACGATTTTTGATCGTTGGTTTGGCTCTAAAGGTGCTGTGTTTCTTAATCAAGATTTACGTGATTTGATGAAGGAAACCATGCAGTTATTTATTGAATTTCGAGAGGAAATTCCTCAGCGTGAACTTTAGAGGATGTTTTTTAAACGCAGAGGGGCGCGGAGGGTTTTTGTCTAATCAGCTAATAGTTCTAGGATGACTCCGTTAGTCCAGCCGAAGCCGATTTCGTTGGAACTGTAGCCAAAGCTGATTTCGTCGGAAACTTGAGCAGAACAACGCTCAACATCGTATTTTTCTACGAAGAAGCCATATTTGGTAAATTCTTTGATAGCCATGTTGAGGAATCTTTGGGCGATGTCATCTGCTTCGGTATGATATCCATAGCGGTGGAGTCCTTGGACAGCAATTAAAGTAAGTGGGGCCCAGCCAAAAGGCGCGTCCCATTGATTTCCGGTAATGTGGGTACTAGTTAAGATTCCTCCTGGCGCTACAAATGATGTAAGATTTTTTACGATTTTTTGAGCTTGTTCAGGGGAGGCTAGACCTGTCCAGAGAGGGTAGAAGGTAGTGGCAAACTCATAATTACGACGCTTATTACTGTAAAAGTGATAGTCTAAGTAAAGCCCTTTTTCTTCATCCCATAAGTATTGATTAATACGGTCGCTTCGGAGACTGGCGTGATCGCTCCATTGTTGTCCCAGTTCTGGATTCCCTAAAATATCGTAAATTTGCGCTATGTCTTGTTCCATTTGATAAAGCAAGCTGTTCAAGCAAACAGGCGCATAATGGATGATATCGATGCTGAAGGGGCCAAAGCGGTTGGTGATATCAAAACCAGACTCGCGCATGGTGCGATCGCCTTTATAAAATAACTCTGTTAGTTCGTCTTTTTCTCGGTCATAAAACAAGCTGACATCATAATCATCAATTTCATGTGCTTTGTAATATTCCTTGACACGTTCGTAATGGCTGCGTCCTTCCTCGTCGATTTCGGAAAATAATACTTCTGGTGCTGGGCCTTCCCCTAAAGCAAAGTATCGGGATAAGCCTGTGGCTGGGTTGAGATGGGGCGGTACTACCCAGTAGTAGTAAAATTGTTCCAGTAATGGCAAGGTGGATTTTAACCATGCTTCATCTTGGGTGTGTTGGAATAAAGCCAGCACCATCAAACTGAGGACGGGGGGTTGCGATCGCGATAGCATATAGGTACGGTTGGCATTGAGGATTGTACCGTAATGCTGTACTTGGTAAAGTAGTTGATCAACTTGGCTTTGGGCTAGTTCCCATTCTTCATCTCGCAACAGTCCTAATAAGATAAAGTAGCTGTCCCAACCATACATTTCATTGAAACGTCCGCCAGGGACGACGTAAGGGCCAGGCAGATATAAGAGTCCATGTTGGTGGATGGCTTCGGCTTCGCTGGGTAGGGTGCGAATTTCTATCTGCTGCATTTCTTTTGCAGATAGCGATCGCTCTAATACTGACTTGACTGTATTACAGTCTTCTTGGGGGGAGATGTAGACAAGCCAAGGGGTGTTGGGTGGGTGTTCGAGTTTGGTGTCTTGGGCGGACTCTAGTAGGTGTTCGTGGGAACGGGTGAGGGTTTTCCAGGTCTTTTTGATGTAGGTGCGGACGGTGGTGATGGGGGGGTTGGCTAGTTGTTTGGTCATGGGTTTTATCTCACGCAAAGGCGCAGAGACGCAAAGGATGGAAGGTTTAAAAGGTTTTTTAAGCTGTTTATCTCATTGTGGGGTGGGCATCTTGCCCGCCCCTGTTGTATTCACTACTCAGAAATTAGTAAGGCTACTGGGAAATGTGACAGGGCTTGAGATATGGGTAGGGTGTTGTCTGTTTTTAGGGTTTGCTGGGTGAGGGGGTTGTACCAGGTTTTGGGGGGGAGTTGGAGGTGTGTATCTTGCCATACTGACTCACCTAGTGGGGTTTGTCCGGGTTGGACTAGGGAGGTGAAGAAGCGGGGGACGATCGCGATCGCTATTTTCTGGTCTTGTTGTCTGGCGAAGGCTATGATATGACCGGCGTGGGTTCCGTGGACTGGGATTGGTGTGTATTCGCCGTCTTGGAATAGTGAGAGGTATTGGTTTCTGGCTTTGAGGGCTTGATAGGTTAGGAAGAGTTTGATTCTTCCGTCGGTTTTGTTGGTTAAAAGTTCTTGAGTTAAGCCAAGGATGTCTGTTTTGATTTGTTCTTGGATGCTGCTGAGGTATCCACGGCGAGATTCAAAATCTACAGGACGGCGGTTATCGGGATCAACTAAGCTTAATTCCCAGAGTTCGGTTCCTTGGTAGAAGTCGGGAACACCAGGTGCAGCAATTTTTAGTAAAGTTTGGGAAAGGGAGTTATATATCCCGTATTCGGCGATTTTTTCTTGGAAAGGTCGGAAGGTTTCTAAAAATTGTTTTGAGATATTGGGGTCAAGCACTTTCTGGATGAACGAGGTACAAGCTTCTTCGTATTCGTTATCAGGACGCAGCCATGCTGTATGCACTTTTGCTTCTCGAATGGATTTAATTAAGTATTCTTGCACTCTCTGCACGAAAGAAGCTTGTTCGTGTTCTGCAAAGGGGAATGCGCAGACTAGAGTTTGATAGAGGAAGTATTCATCGTTGCTGTCAACTAAGCCACGATGTGCTTGATTTAGTTCACTCCAGTTATTTACTTGCTGTTCCCACTCCTGGGGAATTTCCGACAACACATTTAACCTCGCTCTCACATCTTCGCCACGCTTGGTATCATGAGTAGCTGTGGCGTTCATGGTGTGAGGCCATTTGGCTTGGTGTTGTTGGTTGAAGTTATGAAATTCATCAACAGTAATGCCAAAATGACTAGGATTTCCGCCGACTTCATTAAGTGATATGAGGCGGTTGTAGACATATAAGGTAGTGTCTTCTACACCTTTAGCCATGAGAGGGCCAGTGTATTGCTGCATTCGCAAGACAAAATATATCCACTGTTCCCGTTCAGTTTGCGTAAGGGAATCATCAAATTCCAACAGCATGACTTTTTCTAAGAAGGTCATTTCATGCTGTAACAAAGGTACTTGTTTTTTCGCCGTGTTAATTACTGTTTGGATGCAGACTTTATCAGTATCGGAAATACCATCGGGTGTGATGTAAGTCCGGTAGATGGGGAAGAAGGTCAGAACTTCGGCGATCGCTCGTTTTAATCCATTCAGTGTAAAGTCATTAGCATAGCGGTATTTGCTGGAAATATTCTTCAGCAAATTTGCCAAATTATCTACATCGCCTGCTAAGTTCTTTTCTATTATCAGGCGCTTTTTCTCTCTTACAAGTGAGGGATAATCAACACGCGAACCGATAAATGAATGGTATATCTTATCAAACGCTGATTGATTTTTGGTTTGACAAAATACACCATTGACATAATTTAGAAAATCATATCCTGATGTACCTTGTATATTCCAATCCTCTGGTAAATCTTCCGTTAATTCTAGAATCTTCTCCACAGTAATGTAAACATCACCCATTTTTTCTTGCAATCTTTCTAAATACTGCGTTGGGTGATAAAGTCCATCAATGTGGTCAATTCTTAAACCTGTGAAAACTCCTCTTTCTACCAACTCGTGAATTAAACTATGGGTGTTGTTAAATACGCGCAACTCCTCAACTTTAACTGAAATCAATTCGTTAACAGTAAAGAAGCGGCGGTAGTTCATTTCCTCCGCCCCAACCTTCCAAAAAGCGAGGCGATAAAATTGGTCGTTGAGTAAGTCGTCTAGTAGGTTAAAACTTTCGGAATTGCCAGCTTCCCCATTAAAAGTTTTCAGGTTCTCCTCAATAAAATCATGTATATCCTCATTATTATTGTAGAGTTCCCAAATCAAACCCTTAATAAAAGCGATTTGGTCTTGACGCTGTTTTCCAGTAACTTCCGAAGGCACACTTTTGAGAATGTAGAGAATGCCTAAAAGTTTAATAAAATCAGGATGATTTCGTCCTAATGTGCGCGTAAGCTTACCTAAATTATACGAGATAAACTTAGTATAAGACTCCAACCGCAAAGGCAATTTTAAGCTGTAATAATTAACAGTTAAACCATTTTGTTCATATTGCAGTTGAATATCACCCTTCTCCAGCGCTTCACCATAAAAATCGCCCAACAAAGGTGCAAGAATCCGCTCTTGACTATTAGCAAATGGCGAGTTCCAACAGACATCAAAGTAGTCGGTATAGCTAGAATCTGGGCCATGTTCCAACACATCCATTAAATATGGATTCTCACTACTGTAAGCCATGTGATTAGGCACAATATCCTGTAACCAACCTAGACCAAGAGATTGTACCTCAGCCACCAAAGCCTCAAAATCCTCACGAGTACCCAACTGTGGATTTAACTGCGAACCATCCACCACATCATAACCATGTGTACTCCCAGTTCTCGCCTTAAAAATAGGCGAAGCGTATAAATCAGAAATACCTAAATCTGCTAAATAAGATGCGATCGCTCTAGCATCATCAAACCCAAACTGGGGTGTAAACTGAATCCTATAAGTTGCTTTTGGTATCCGCATAAATTAATAGTAAAGTATAGGGAACAGGTGACAGGGGTTTAAAAGAAAAAACCTCTCTTCCTCCTCAAAAACCCCTCCGCGAACCTCTGCGCGAACCTCCGCGCACCTCTGCGTTTAAAAACCTCTCTTAAACCTCATACAAAACCAAACCCAAAGGCTGCAAAACAACCTCCTCCCCAGGTGACAAAACCTCAGCCGCCTCACAACCAGAGTCCAACAACTTCCGCGCCTTCTCCCGAACAGGTAAACCCACCTTTATAGCCACAGAATTAAAACTCATCGCCAATATCACCTGACTCGACTCACACCAACGCCGCACTACAACAACCTTCTTGTCCTCATCACTAGTAGCCTCAATACTGTCGCGTTCAAAATTCAACAACGCCGGATGAGTCTTGCGTAAAGCAATTAACTGACGATACCAATTCCACAATTCCTGATGCTGTCCTTGGTGACGCAATTCCCAGTTCAACTTACACTTGAGAAACGCTTCCGCAGCTTCGGGATCTGGTGGATCTTCCGCATAGTGAAATGGCTCAAACTCTTCCTTCCGTCCAGCACGTACCGCTTGAATCAAATCGGGGTCTGAATGACTAACAAAATACATAAATGGTGCAGTTTCGCCGTATTCTTCACCCATGAATAGCAACGGTAAGTAAGGCGATAACAAAACAGCACCAGCCGCTAACTTCAACCCAGCAAAGGGAATTCGCTCGCTTAAGCGTTCCCCCTTCATTTGATTACCGATTTGGTCGTGATTTTGGATACATACAGAGAACTGCGACAAGGGGCGATCGCGGCAAGATATGCCATGAAATCGGTTACGATGGGGAGCAAAGCGCCAATCATAGACAAACGTATCTTGGTAAGCTTTAGCTAAATCCTCACACTTACCGAAATCTTGATAATAACCCAAGCGATCGCCTGTTAACAGCGCGTGCAATGCGTGGTGAAAATCATCACTCCACTGTGCATCAATTCCATAACCACCCAATTCTGGCGGACGCACAACTTGCGGGTTATTCATGTCACTTTCCGCGATTAAATGGCGTTTCCATGTCCCCCCATCAGAGAAGTTATGCACATTTTCCGCCAATTCCCATAAGAA harbors:
- the treZ gene encoding malto-oligosyltrehalose trehalohydrolase, coding for MRIGAHYLGNGECEFTVWSPTLNSLAVQILKPEKQIIPLKPLTEGYWQVKVNDVYPGTLYKYQVNDLEAFADPASQFQPEGVHGASQVVDHQFDWTDTEWTGIPLESMIFYELHVGTFTPEGTFTAIIPRLPELRELGINAIEIMPIAQFPGDDHIQPDLAYRNWGYDGVYLYAVQNSYGSPSDLKQFVNACHENGIAVVLDVVYNHFGPEGNYMGQFAPYFTKRYKTPWGNAMNFDDAYSQGVRNYFIENALYWLGEFHIDALRLDAVQAIYDLGAKHFLWELAENVHNFSDGGTWKRHLIAESDMNNPQVVRPPELGGYGIDAQWSDDFHHALHALLTGDRLGYYQDFGKCEDLAKAYQDTFVYDWRFAPHRNRFHGISCRDRPLSQFSVCIQNHDQIGNQMKGERLSERIPFAGLKLAAGAVLLSPYLPLLFMGEEYGETAPFMYFVSHSDPDLIQAVRAGRKEEFEPFHYAEDPPDPEAAEAFLKCKLNWELRHQGQHQELWNWYRQLIALRKTHPALLNFERDSIEATSDEDKKVVVVRRWCESSQVILAMSFNSVAIKVGLPVREKARKLLDSGCEAAEVLSPGEEVVLQPLGLVLYEV
- a CDS encoding phosphoglycerate kinase yields the protein MSKKTVASLSAADISGKRALVRVDFNVPLDEQGNITDDTRIRAALPTIQDLTKKGAKVILTSHFGRPKGVDEKLRLTPVAKRLSELLGQEVIKTNDSIGDEVAAKVAALQNGQVLLLENVRFYKEEEKNDPEFAKKLAANADFYVNDAFGTAHRAHASTEGVTKFLSPSVAGYLVEKELQYLQSAIENPQRPLAAIIGGSKVSSKIGVIETLLEKCDKLIIGGGMIFTFYKARGLNVGKSLVEEDKLELAKSLEAKAKERGVSLLLPTDVVVADNFAPDANSQTVSIENIPDGWMGLDIGPDSVKVFQEALADTKTVIWNGPMGVFEFDKFAVGTEAIAHTLADISKTGTTTIIGGGDSVAAVEKVGLADQMSHISTGGGASLELLEGKVLPGIAALDEA
- a CDS encoding trehalase family glycosidase; this translates as MTKQLANPPITTVRTYIKKTWKTLTRSHEHLLESAQDTKLEHPPNTPWLVYISPQEDCNTVKSVLERSLSAKEMQQIEIRTLPSEAEAIHQHGLLYLPGPYVVPGGRFNEMYGWDSYFILLGLLRDEEWELAQSQVDQLLYQVQHYGTILNANRTYMLSRSQPPVLSLMVLALFQHTQDEAWLKSTLPLLEQFYYYWVVPPHLNPATGLSRYFALGEGPAPEVLFSEIDEEGRSHYERVKEYYKAHEIDDYDVSLFYDREKDELTELFYKGDRTMRESGFDITNRFGPFSIDIIHYAPVCLNSLLYQMEQDIAQIYDILGNPELGQQWSDHASLRSDRINQYLWDEEKGLYLDYHFYSNKRRNYEFATTFYPLWTGLASPEQAQKIVKNLTSFVAPGGILTSTHITGNQWDAPFGWAPLTLIAVQGLHRYGYHTEADDIAQRFLNMAIKEFTKYGFFVEKYDVERCSAQVSDEISFGYSSNEIGFGWTNGVILELLAD
- the treY gene encoding malto-oligosyltrehalose synthase, with product MRIPKATYRIQFTPQFGFDDARAIASYLADLGISDLYASPIFKARTGSTHGYDVVDGSQLNPQLGTREDFEALVAEVQSLGLGWLQDIVPNHMAYSSENPYLMDVLEHGPDSSYTDYFDVCWNSPFANSQERILAPLLGDFYGEALEKGDIQLQYEQNGLTVNYYSLKLPLRLESYTKFISYNLGKLTRTLGRNHPDFIKLLGILYILKSVPSEVTGKQRQDQIAFIKGLIWELYNNNEDIHDFIEENLKTFNGEAGNSESFNLLDDLLNDQFYRLAFWKVGAEEMNYRRFFTVNELISVKVEELRVFNNTHSLIHELVERGVFTGLRIDHIDGLYHPTQYLERLQEKMGDVYITVEKILELTEDLPEDWNIQGTSGYDFLNYVNGVFCQTKNQSAFDKIYHSFIGSRVDYPSLVREKKRLIIEKNLAGDVDNLANLLKNISSKYRYANDFTLNGLKRAIAEVLTFFPIYRTYITPDGISDTDKVCIQTVINTAKKQVPLLQHEMTFLEKVMLLEFDDSLTQTEREQWIYFVLRMQQYTGPLMAKGVEDTTLYVYNRLISLNEVGGNPSHFGITVDEFHNFNQQHQAKWPHTMNATATHDTKRGEDVRARLNVLSEIPQEWEQQVNNWSELNQAHRGLVDSNDEYFLYQTLVCAFPFAEHEQASFVQRVQEYLIKSIREAKVHTAWLRPDNEYEEACTSFIQKVLDPNISKQFLETFRPFQEKIAEYGIYNSLSQTLLKIAAPGVPDFYQGTELWELSLVDPDNRRPVDFESRRGYLSSIQEQIKTDILGLTQELLTNKTDGRIKLFLTYQALKARNQYLSLFQDGEYTPIPVHGTHAGHIIAFARQQDQKIAIAIVPRFFTSLVQPGQTPLGESVWQDTHLQLPPKTWYNPLTQQTLKTDNTLPISQALSHFPVALLISE
- a CDS encoding amino acid ABC transporter substrate-binding protein — encoded protein: MYKNLAIAIFGLTLTTVLPSAALAETVMQKVAHTGVLTAGTSRDAMPFAYTNEKGQLIGYSVDMLSVIKQQLEKDLGRKIQLKLVPLTPAQRIPKIVNRQVDIVCDASSFTWERDKKIDFSVSYGATGTQLLVKSGSNLDSPESLIGKRIGVLPQTTNELAMKRVQPKAKLVYLKSRAEGYKALQEGKIDAFSSDSILLEGWLQRAKNPDDFAIIPARPYSREGIACMVPENNSKFLDSVNYSLVKFMQGFVNNDKRYVTIFDRWFGSKGAVFLNQDLRDLMKETMQLFIEFREEIPQREL